The Vibrio sp. SNU_ST1 genome has a segment encoding these proteins:
- a CDS encoding SufE family protein: MSPEKLQKNFERCADWEERYMYLIELGDRLEPFPVTKMNKTHLIAGCQSNVWLDLSISQQNKMSIQATSDSSLVKGLLALVLIAYNNQEPASVLEFDIKDWFRQLDLKSQLSASRSQGLEAIIKHIRCHARTV, encoded by the coding sequence ATGTCCCCTGAAAAGCTCCAGAAAAACTTCGAGCGATGCGCTGACTGGGAAGAACGTTATATGTATTTGATAGAATTGGGCGACCGATTAGAGCCCTTCCCTGTGACAAAGATGAATAAAACACATCTTATCGCAGGCTGCCAAAGTAATGTATGGCTAGATCTTTCCATCAGTCAACAGAACAAAATGTCGATACAAGCGACCAGCGATTCTTCACTAGTTAAAGGTTTGTTGGCATTGGTGTTGATCGCCTATAACAACCAAGAACCCGCTAGCGTTCTAGAGTTCGATATTAAAGACTGGTTTCGCCAGCTAGATCTAAAATCTCAGCTTAGCGCCAGTCGGAGTCAAGGCTTAGAGGCCATAATAAAACATATTCGGTGTCACGCTCGGACTGTTTAA
- the azu gene encoding azurin: MSLRIIATTIALIGASFTAQANSECEVSIDASDQMKFSTDILSVPSSCKEVKVTLNHTGSLPAQSMGHNIVITDTALFQAVGIDGMSAGIDNNYVKPNDNRVYAFTRIIGGGESTSVTFSTEKMKAGGDYSFICSFPGHWAIMRGKFEFK, translated from the coding sequence ATGTCTTTACGAATAATCGCAACAACGATAGCTCTTATTGGTGCCAGTTTTACCGCTCAAGCGAACTCGGAATGTGAAGTATCGATTGATGCCAGTGATCAAATGAAGTTTTCAACCGATATTTTAAGTGTCCCTTCAAGTTGCAAGGAAGTAAAAGTAACGCTAAACCACACAGGCTCCCTGCCAGCACAATCAATGGGGCACAATATTGTGATAACAGATACAGCGTTATTCCAAGCCGTGGGGATCGATGGCATGTCAGCAGGTATCGACAACAACTATGTTAAGCCTAATGATAACCGCGTTTACGCGTTTACAAGAATCATTGGCGGTGGCGAATCTACTTCTGTTACCTTCAGCACCGAGAAGATGAAAGCGGGTGGCGATTACTCCTTTATTTGTTCTTTCCCTGGTCACTGGGCAATCATGAGAGGAAAATTTGAATTCAAATAA
- a CDS encoding methyl-accepting chemotaxis protein translates to MKLTLKQKLIGASLSAVIVMATALTWLSANQLFEETRNGVYQRAESVSEAASEGIKNWIDIRTDIASAFNDFSREDDVVPFLKQARVAGGFDDIFLGTPEGGMYRSHPERNRAGYDPRQRPWYQEANAAGKQIITTAYQDAITQALLVTIAEPVRHNGKLVGVVGADVLIDQLVNDVISLDVGDNAYAMLIDASDGTFLAHPDSALSLKPVSQLSNDISMPIIENAVSTGSIEIIKERGAEKLLYFTKVPNTNWIFAVQMDRATEEANHSILLTQLITTAVVITLIVIVLVSMLVSFLFRDLNRVSAALEEIASGEGDLTQRLELKSDDEIGKLAANFNHFVGNMHTMVLKLSEVSAALGNQARQTASQAEERSARIQMQQDEINMVATAVNEMAAATQEIAGNADQTAQNSSEAVGACEHGTGQVNQTQSSIQNLAQEVQVATNVILELEEHGNSINAILSNIQGIAEQTNLLALNAAIEAARAGEQGRGFAVVADEVRVLSQRTHGSTQEIQQTIELLQGTTGKAVSIMNDSRTLAETSVDDSNSAAASLTQIHAAVERISDMATQIASAAEEQASVTSEITRNTEGIRDVSNELAGEAHQAAEQAAQLSELSNELENEISRFKL, encoded by the coding sequence ATGAAATTAACACTTAAGCAGAAATTGATAGGTGCTAGCCTATCTGCTGTTATCGTCATGGCAACAGCCTTGACTTGGTTATCAGCAAACCAATTATTTGAAGAGACTCGTAATGGCGTATACCAACGAGCTGAAAGCGTATCTGAAGCTGCATCTGAAGGTATTAAAAACTGGATTGATATTCGCACGGATATCGCATCAGCGTTTAATGACTTTTCACGAGAGGATGATGTTGTTCCTTTCCTTAAGCAAGCTCGTGTAGCGGGTGGCTTTGACGATATCTTTTTAGGTACTCCAGAAGGCGGAATGTACCGTTCACATCCTGAACGTAATCGTGCTGGTTACGATCCTCGTCAACGTCCTTGGTACCAAGAAGCAAACGCTGCAGGCAAGCAAATCATTACCACGGCTTACCAAGATGCGATCACCCAAGCGCTTCTAGTTACGATTGCTGAACCTGTTCGTCATAACGGTAAGCTTGTTGGCGTTGTTGGTGCGGATGTACTTATTGATCAGCTCGTCAACGATGTAATCAGTTTAGATGTTGGTGACAACGCTTACGCAATGCTCATTGATGCCTCTGACGGCACATTCCTAGCACACCCAGACTCAGCATTGAGCCTTAAGCCTGTAAGCCAGCTTTCAAACGATATCTCTATGCCTATCATCGAAAACGCCGTAAGTACGGGTAGCATCGAGATTATCAAAGAACGCGGCGCTGAGAAGTTGCTTTACTTCACGAAGGTGCCTAACACTAACTGGATTTTTGCGGTTCAAATGGATCGTGCGACTGAAGAAGCGAATCACTCAATACTTCTTACGCAACTCATTACTACAGCGGTTGTAATTACTCTGATCGTTATCGTGTTGGTTTCTATGCTGGTTAGTTTCCTATTCCGCGACTTAAACCGCGTTTCAGCGGCTCTTGAAGAAATTGCTTCGGGCGAGGGAGACTTAACTCAACGTCTTGAGCTTAAAAGTGATGACGAAATTGGTAAACTTGCGGCAAATTTCAACCATTTTGTGGGCAATATGCACACCATGGTACTCAAGCTAAGTGAAGTGTCTGCTGCATTGGGTAACCAAGCACGTCAAACTGCTTCTCAAGCTGAAGAGCGTAGCGCTCGCATTCAGATGCAACAAGACGAAATCAATATGGTAGCAACAGCCGTGAACGAAATGGCTGCAGCAACACAAGAGATTGCAGGTAATGCTGATCAAACTGCACAGAATTCATCTGAGGCCGTTGGCGCTTGTGAACACGGTACGGGTCAAGTGAACCAGACTCAAAGCTCAATCCAAAATCTTGCGCAAGAAGTTCAAGTTGCAACAAACGTGATTCTAGAGCTTGAAGAGCACGGCAATAGCATCAACGCTATCTTGTCTAACATTCAAGGCATTGCTGAACAAACTAACTTACTTGCACTTAATGCGGCGATTGAAGCTGCACGTGCTGGCGAACAAGGTCGCGGTTTCGCGGTTGTTGCTGATGAAGTGAGAGTTTTGAGCCAACGTACACACGGCTCAACACAAGAAATTCAACAAACGATTGAATTACTGCAAGGTACAACGGGCAAAGCGGTAAGTATCATGAACGATAGCCGAACGCTTGCTGAAACCAGTGTTGATGACTCAAACTCAGCGGCCGCTAGCTTAACGCAAATTCATGCTGCTGTTGAACGTATCAGTGATATGGCGACTCAAATCGCTTCTGCTGCAGAAGAGCAAGCGTCAGTAACGTCTGAGATTACTCGTAACACCGAAGGGATTCGTGACGTGTCCAACGAGCTTGCAGGCGAAGCGCACCAAGCAGCAGAACAAGCTGCTCAGCTTTCTGAACTATCTAACGAACTAGAAAATGAAATCAGCCGTTTTAAGCTGTAA
- a CDS encoding BCCT family transporter, whose translation MTKGIDKYSIDSTDYTVGQDNVQKWGFDVHNPVFGISAGLITLFLIGVLLTDTASAKSALDGVKWQIINSFDWLFIWSGNIFVIFCLGLIVSPFGKIRLGGVDATADYSFMSWLSMLFAAGMGIGLMFWSVAEPAAYYTGWYETPLGVEANTPEAAKLALGATMYHWGLHPWAIYGVVALSLAFFSYNKGLPLSIRSIFYPILGDRAWGWAGHIVDILAVLATLFGLATSLGLGAQQAASGIQHVFGIEAGLGLQVIVITVVTLLAVVSVLRGIDGGVKVISNINMLVAFLLLILVALIGYAVTLGSIPTTLMAYIENIIPLSNPHGREDEAWLHGWTVFYWAWWISWSPFVGMFIARVSKGRTVREFITAVLIVPTTVTIIWMSVFGGMAIDQIVNKVGTLGQNGLTDVSLAMFQMFDVLPFGTLLSIIAVVLVLVFFITSSDSGSLVIDSITAGGKVDTPVPQRVFWAFLEGAIAVALLWVGGTEAVQALQAGAISTALPFTIILLLMCVSLLMGMRTEKR comes from the coding sequence ATGACTAAAGGTATAGATAAATACAGTATCGACAGTACGGATTACACTGTTGGTCAAGATAACGTCCAAAAATGGGGTTTTGACGTTCATAACCCAGTGTTTGGTATCAGTGCGGGACTCATCACTTTGTTCTTGATCGGTGTGCTGCTTACAGATACCGCTTCAGCAAAGTCAGCATTGGATGGTGTTAAATGGCAAATTATCAATTCATTCGATTGGCTGTTTATTTGGTCCGGTAATATTTTCGTTATTTTTTGCTTAGGCTTGATTGTTTCTCCGTTTGGTAAAATCCGCCTTGGTGGTGTTGATGCAACGGCAGACTACTCATTCATGTCTTGGTTATCGATGCTGTTTGCTGCAGGTATGGGTATTGGCTTGATGTTCTGGAGTGTCGCAGAACCTGCGGCTTACTACACAGGTTGGTATGAAACGCCACTTGGCGTCGAGGCAAATACACCAGAAGCTGCAAAACTAGCACTCGGTGCAACTATGTATCACTGGGGGCTTCACCCTTGGGCTATTTATGGTGTTGTGGCGCTTTCACTGGCTTTTTTCTCTTACAATAAGGGATTACCGCTTTCAATTCGCTCTATCTTCTACCCAATTTTAGGTGATAGGGCGTGGGGCTGGGCTGGTCACATTGTTGATATTCTTGCTGTACTTGCAACCCTGTTTGGTTTGGCTACATCGCTAGGTTTAGGTGCACAGCAAGCCGCAAGTGGTATTCAGCATGTATTCGGCATTGAGGCAGGTTTAGGGTTACAAGTCATTGTTATTACTGTAGTAACTTTATTAGCAGTCGTATCCGTACTTCGTGGTATTGATGGTGGCGTTAAAGTTATCAGTAATATCAACATGTTGGTTGCTTTCCTACTACTTATCCTAGTAGCTCTTATCGGCTACGCAGTGACTTTAGGTTCAATCCCTACAACATTGATGGCATACATAGAGAACATCATTCCGTTGAGTAACCCTCACGGTCGTGAAGATGAAGCTTGGTTACATGGCTGGACTGTATTCTACTGGGCTTGGTGGATCTCATGGTCTCCATTTGTCGGTATGTTTATCGCGCGTGTTTCTAAAGGTCGTACCGTTCGTGAATTCATTACGGCTGTGCTGATTGTTCCAACGACAGTGACTATCATTTGGATGTCAGTGTTTGGTGGTATGGCAATTGATCAAATCGTGAATAAGGTTGGTACTCTCGGTCAAAATGGCTTAACTGATGTATCACTGGCAATGTTCCAAATGTTTGATGTATTGCCGTTTGGTACTCTGCTTTCAATCATCGCAGTTGTACTGGTTCTCGTATTCTTTATTACATCGTCTGACTCGGGCTCTTTAGTCATCGACAGTATTACCGCTGGTGGTAAAGTTGATACGCCAGTGCCTCAACGCGTATTCTGGGCGTTCCTTGAAGGTGCGATTGCAGTAGCTCTATTGTGGGTTGGCGGTACTGAAGCCGTTCAAGCTCTGCAAGCGGGTGCAATCTCAACAGCATTGCCATTCACCATCATTCTATTGTTGATGTGTGTGAGCCTGCTAATGGGTATGCGAACAGAGAAAAGATAG
- a CDS encoding BCCT family transporter has product MEPVKDRYSIDNTDYTVGQDNVQKWGFDVHNPVFGISAGAIIAFLVALLVAEPETAKAALDGVKWKVIGNFDGFFMWAANLFVFFCFVLIISPYGKIRIGGDDAKAEHSNLSWMSMLFAAGMGIGLMFWGVAEPVAYFTGWYETPLGVEAYSPEAAKLALGATIYNWGLHGWAIYAVVALSLAFFTFNKGLPLSIRSIFYPLLGDRTWGWFGHIVDIVAVLATLFGLATSLGLGAQQAASGINHVFGTDGGIGMQLIVIAVVTLLATMSVIRGINGGVKVLSNVNMVVALGLLIFVTIAGGMAGIKAIPTALMGYIENFIPLSNPHGRDDETWMQGWTVFYWAWWISWSPFVGMFIARISKGRTIREFIVAVLFIPTTVIIIWMAIFGGIAIDQVANKVGEIGLNGLQDITLSLFHTYDALPMSSVLSVVSIGLIMVFFITSSDSGSLVIDSITSGGKVDAPVPQRVFWALMGGAIAAVLLWVGGTESIQALQAGTVSMALPFAFILLLMCLSLFLGLRTENQLVKQQSALS; this is encoded by the coding sequence ATGGAGCCTGTAAAGGATAGGTATAGTATTGATAATACTGATTATACCGTAGGACAAGATAATGTTCAGAAATGGGGTTTTGATGTTCATAACCCTGTATTTGGAATCAGCGCAGGAGCAATAATTGCTTTCCTGGTTGCGCTTTTGGTTGCAGAACCTGAAACGGCTAAAGCGGCACTTGATGGTGTTAAGTGGAAAGTCATCGGTAACTTCGATGGTTTCTTTATGTGGGCTGCGAACCTTTTCGTATTTTTCTGTTTTGTCCTCATTATCTCCCCGTACGGAAAGATACGTATAGGTGGCGATGATGCTAAAGCCGAGCACTCTAATCTATCATGGATGTCTATGCTATTTGCCGCAGGTATGGGTATTGGCCTCATGTTCTGGGGTGTGGCAGAGCCCGTTGCTTACTTTACCGGTTGGTATGAAACACCGCTCGGTGTTGAAGCGTATTCTCCTGAAGCGGCTAAGTTGGCACTAGGTGCAACCATCTACAACTGGGGCTTGCACGGTTGGGCAATCTACGCCGTTGTTGCTTTGTCTCTTGCCTTCTTTACTTTCAATAAAGGCTTACCGCTTTCTATTCGCTCAATCTTTTACCCGCTACTCGGTGACAGAACTTGGGGGTGGTTTGGTCATATCGTTGACATTGTCGCAGTACTTGCAACATTGTTTGGCCTTGCAACATCACTTGGCCTAGGCGCACAACAAGCCGCAAGCGGTATTAACCATGTATTTGGTACCGATGGCGGTATTGGTATGCAGCTTATTGTTATTGCAGTCGTGACTCTGTTAGCAACAATGTCGGTTATCCGCGGTATCAACGGTGGTGTTAAGGTTCTAAGCAACGTCAATATGGTTGTTGCGTTAGGCTTGCTGATCTTCGTAACTATCGCGGGTGGCATGGCGGGTATTAAGGCGATACCAACCGCGCTAATGGGCTACATTGAGAACTTTATTCCTCTTAGCAACCCTCATGGTCGTGATGATGAAACATGGATGCAAGGTTGGACGGTATTTTACTGGGCTTGGTGGATTTCATGGTCTCCATTTGTGGGCATGTTTATCGCTCGTATCTCTAAAGGTCGTACAATTCGTGAATTTATCGTCGCTGTATTGTTTATCCCAACGACAGTAATCATCATCTGGATGGCTATTTTCGGCGGTATCGCGATTGATCAAGTGGCGAACAAGGTGGGTGAGATTGGTTTGAATGGTCTGCAAGATATTACACTTTCTCTATTCCATACTTACGATGCGCTGCCAATGAGCTCTGTGCTTTCAGTGGTATCCATTGGTTTGATTATGGTGTTCTTCATCACTTCATCAGACTCAGGTTCATTGGTTATTGATAGCATTACTTCTGGCGGTAAAGTCGATGCACCTGTTCCGCAACGTGTATTTTGGGCATTGATGGGCGGCGCGATTGCAGCAGTGTTATTGTGGGTAGGTGGTACTGAATCTATTCAGGCATTACAAGCTGGAACAGTCTCAATGGCATTACCATTTGCCTTCATATTATTGCTTATGTGCCTAAGTTTATTTCTAGGTTTGCGTACAGAGAATCAATTGGTTAAGCAGCAAAGTGCTTTGAGCTAA
- a CDS encoding response regulator transcription factor: protein MSEVIRVVIADDHQVVLDGFMARLELEPDISVIGTASNGLEAVEMVKDLRPDVVLMDISMPIMNGIDATHLIKEEDPQAKVLMLTMHNNREYIMKVMQSGAVGYMLKEISAEKMVQAIKTVNQGSTYFCEKVTQNLFTQPITPTQPVKNPLSRREEAVLKLVAKGESSKEIAKGLNISYRTVETHRQNIKHKLDIHSTAELAKYAVSSGLVE from the coding sequence ATGAGTGAAGTTATTCGAGTTGTGATTGCAGATGATCACCAAGTGGTACTGGATGGCTTTATGGCGAGATTAGAACTCGAGCCTGATATTAGCGTGATAGGTACAGCCAGCAATGGATTAGAAGCCGTTGAAATGGTTAAAGACCTGCGCCCTGATGTGGTGTTGATGGATATCAGCATGCCTATCATGAATGGTATTGATGCGACCCATCTGATTAAAGAGGAAGATCCTCAAGCCAAGGTGCTGATGCTGACCATGCATAACAACCGTGAATACATCATGAAGGTGATGCAATCGGGTGCTGTCGGCTATATGTTGAAAGAAATTTCGGCTGAAAAAATGGTGCAGGCAATCAAGACGGTCAATCAAGGCTCGACCTATTTCTGTGAAAAAGTGACTCAGAACTTGTTTACTCAACCTATTACTCCCACACAACCTGTGAAGAACCCATTGAGTAGGCGTGAAGAAGCCGTGTTGAAATTAGTGGCTAAAGGGGAAAGCAGCAAAGAGATCGCGAAGGGATTAAATATCAGTTACCGAACGGTTGAAACCCATAGGCAAAATATCAAGCACAAGCTCGACATTCACTCTACGGCAGAGCTTGCTAAGTATGCTGTTAGCTCGGGGCTTGTGGAGTGA
- a CDS encoding cache domain-containing protein: MPLKVKLILLTLLPLLLVTASISWISLHQTKTLGEKEVEIFRDSLIKSRENALKDTVDLAFDAIEHIYNDPEIKEAQAKREVRSILSKLRYGSDGYFFAYDRYGTNLVHPIQPELIGKNLLQLQDEDGDFLIEALLREAQTGGGFHQYLWQKPSTGEVVSKLSYAAWLERWDWMIGTGLYIEDVHQEVASMQAAINKNIETTFFSIVVILSVTVAVIIVLTLAINMHEHRIADNNLKELAHKTVMFQEDEKKHLARELHDGINQLLVSSRCHLELLGNKLQSEDLKAHLNKSQHSLMRAIEEVRHISHQLRPSSLDDIGLEAALSSLLLDFQAHSSIEVETLFNTQPGKLKSEAATTLYRVVQESLNNIEKHAQATKVTVIAQQIGNVLQLLIQDNGVGFNTYKAMEKRGIGLRNMRERVEFIGGDFELMSEVGFGTEITVLLTLEGLVNE; the protein is encoded by the coding sequence ATGCCTCTAAAAGTTAAGCTGATTTTGCTGACGCTACTCCCGTTGCTGCTTGTAACTGCGAGCATTAGTTGGATCTCGTTGCACCAAACTAAGACGTTGGGTGAGAAAGAGGTCGAGATCTTCCGAGACAGCTTAATTAAGTCGCGTGAAAACGCCCTCAAAGACACCGTCGATCTTGCATTTGATGCCATCGAGCACATCTATAACGATCCAGAGATCAAAGAAGCACAAGCCAAAAGAGAAGTTCGAAGCATACTGTCTAAACTTAGGTATGGTTCTGATGGCTACTTTTTTGCGTATGATCGCTACGGAACCAATCTCGTTCATCCGATACAGCCAGAATTGATTGGCAAAAACCTGCTTCAATTGCAAGATGAAGATGGCGATTTTCTGATAGAAGCCTTGTTAAGAGAAGCACAAACCGGCGGAGGATTTCACCAATATTTGTGGCAAAAGCCTTCGACGGGTGAGGTGGTCTCGAAGCTGAGTTACGCCGCTTGGTTAGAGCGTTGGGACTGGATGATTGGCACCGGCTTGTATATTGAGGATGTGCATCAAGAAGTGGCCTCGATGCAGGCCGCAATTAACAAGAATATTGAAACAACGTTCTTTTCGATTGTGGTGATTCTGAGTGTGACGGTCGCGGTCATCATTGTACTGACCTTGGCCATTAACATGCATGAACATCGGATAGCGGATAATAACTTGAAGGAACTGGCGCATAAGACGGTGATGTTTCAAGAGGACGAAAAGAAGCATCTCGCGCGTGAGTTGCATGATGGTATTAACCAATTATTAGTGTCGAGTCGCTGTCACTTAGAACTGCTCGGTAATAAGCTACAAAGCGAAGACCTTAAAGCACATTTGAATAAGTCGCAGCATTCACTCATGCGAGCAATCGAAGAAGTGAGGCATATCTCGCATCAACTTCGTCCAAGTTCATTGGATGATATCGGCTTAGAAGCGGCGTTGTCTTCGCTGTTATTAGATTTTCAGGCGCACTCGAGCATTGAAGTGGAAACCTTGTTTAATACGCAGCCGGGAAAATTGAAATCAGAAGCTGCGACGACTTTATATCGAGTGGTGCAAGAGTCACTGAATAATATAGAGAAGCACGCACAAGCGACCAAAGTAACGGTTATCGCACAGCAAATTGGCAATGTGTTGCAATTGCTCATCCAAGATAATGGGGTTGGTTTTAATACCTATAAAGCAATGGAAAAGCGAGGTATTGGGTTACGTAACATGAGAGAACGGGTGGAGTTCATCGGTGGTGACTTTGAATTGATGAGTGAGGTTGGCTTTGGAACGGAAATTACAGTGTTACTGACACTAGAGGGATTGGTGAATGAGTGA
- a CDS encoding TRAP transporter large permease subunit, with amino-acid sequence MIGIVMFFVALFALLLGFPVAFTFGGIALIFGVWAEGIEMFAFMPYRIQSIMENTVLMAVPLFVFMGLVLQKTKLAEQLLESMGRLFGGVRGGIAISTVLVGSLLAASTGVVGASVVAMGLISLPVMLKYNYDKGLACGTICASGTLGQIIPPSIVLILLGDVLGVPVGDLFQAAIWPGVMLVGAYIVYILIYAKLNPEAAQPIERDDSISRKQEVINALKAIIPPLALIIVVLGSIFAGVATPTESAALGGAGAMVLALLYGQFSWSMVYDASKETVKVTAMVFAILLGATAFSMAFTYTGGDYLVEEWMLQLPGEKWGFLIITMLVILILGFFIDFVEICFIIVPIIAPVAELMGINMTWFAILIAMNLQTSFLTPPFGFSLFYLKGVAPKGVTTKDIYRGVMPFILIQILVLGSLLAFPSFYGM; translated from the coding sequence ATGATTGGAATAGTAATGTTTTTCGTAGCCTTGTTTGCACTTTTACTTGGCTTCCCTGTGGCGTTCACCTTTGGTGGGATCGCGCTAATCTTTGGCGTTTGGGCGGAAGGTATAGAAATGTTTGCCTTCATGCCATACCGAATTCAATCAATCATGGAAAACACGGTGCTGATGGCCGTTCCATTGTTTGTTTTCATGGGACTTGTTCTACAAAAGACTAAGCTTGCTGAGCAGTTACTTGAGTCTATGGGACGACTGTTTGGTGGTGTCCGAGGTGGTATCGCAATCTCGACAGTTCTCGTAGGTTCACTGCTTGCCGCTTCAACCGGTGTGGTAGGCGCTTCTGTGGTTGCAATGGGGCTTATCTCGTTGCCTGTTATGCTCAAGTACAACTACGACAAAGGTTTAGCCTGCGGCACCATCTGTGCGTCTGGTACGTTAGGGCAAATCATTCCGCCATCCATCGTCTTGATTCTATTAGGGGACGTATTGGGTGTTCCGGTAGGCGACTTGTTCCAAGCAGCGATTTGGCCGGGCGTAATGTTAGTGGGGGCTTATATCGTTTATATCTTAATATACGCGAAGCTTAACCCTGAAGCAGCTCAACCAATTGAGCGTGATGATTCCATCAGCCGCAAACAAGAAGTCATCAACGCATTGAAAGCAATCATACCGCCACTCGCGCTGATTATTGTCGTATTGGGCTCTATCTTTGCGGGTGTTGCTACGCCGACAGAGTCTGCTGCCCTGGGGGGGGCGGGTGCGATGGTACTCGCTTTACTCTACGGTCAGTTTAGTTGGTCGATGGTGTATGACGCCTCTAAAGAGACGGTGAAAGTAACGGCAATGGTATTTGCTATCTTGTTGGGTGCAACGGCATTCTCAATGGCATTTACTTACACTGGCGGTGATTATCTGGTTGAAGAGTGGATGCTGCAGTTGCCAGGTGAGAAATGGGGTTTCTTGATCATTACCATGTTGGTGATTTTGATTCTGGGTTTCTTCATCGACTTCGTAGAAATCTGTTTCATCATTGTGCCGATTATTGCGCCTGTTGCTGAACTGATGGGAATCAACATGACTTGGTTCGCAATCCTTATCGCGATGAATCTTCAAACCTCATTCTTGACGCCACCGTTTGGCTTCAGTTTGTTCTATCTAAAAGGGGTGGCACCAAAAGGTGTGACTACTAAGGATATCTACCGAGGTGTGATGCCGTTCATTCTTATTCAAATCCTCGTACTTGGATCACTTCTCGCTTTCCCATCTTTCTATGGAATGTGA
- a CDS encoding TRAP transporter small permease subunit, giving the protein MESGMRSLIYIERLFNRIGDALGWLSSMLFILLIANVVYDVVMRYAFNDVSIAFQEMEWHLFSAVFLLGVPYAIKAGGHVRVDVFYEQLSFKAQAIIDLLGTLIFLMPFCLLVAWFGIDVAKESYNLGETSGDPGGLPYRWIIKAMIPLSFFLMALSGVGLILHSLNKIFNPHLIHANNTHANNTHTKNK; this is encoded by the coding sequence ATGGAGTCGGGAATGCGAAGTCTAATTTATATTGAACGCCTATTTAATCGTATCGGTGATGCACTGGGATGGCTTTCCAGTATGTTGTTTATTCTACTTATCGCTAACGTTGTGTATGACGTTGTCATGAGATATGCCTTCAATGATGTCTCTATCGCCTTCCAAGAGATGGAATGGCACCTTTTCTCAGCCGTTTTTCTATTAGGTGTTCCTTATGCCATCAAGGCAGGTGGCCACGTTCGAGTAGACGTGTTCTACGAACAATTGAGCTTTAAAGCGCAAGCCATTATTGACCTGCTCGGCACACTGATTTTTCTGATGCCTTTCTGTTTGCTGGTTGCTTGGTTTGGTATTGATGTTGCCAAAGAGAGTTATAACCTCGGCGAAACCTCAGGTGACCCGGGTGGCCTGCCATATCGCTGGATCATCAAAGCCATGATCCCGTTGTCATTTTTCTTAATGGCACTTAGTGGCGTGGGTTTAATCCTGCATTCATTGAACAAGATTTTTAATCCGCATCTTATCCATGCAAATAACACGCATGCAAATAATACTCATACAAAGAATAAGTAG